A region from the Nostoc sp. HK-01 genome encodes:
- a CDS encoding putative chloride channel protein, producing MMSLPVLSQRLRHLWQPRKGLAIAEASIIGLVAALSAVFLKVGSGWLGAWRVHTSHIFPAWIALPVVGLAFGYLAGWLVQRLAPEASGSGIPQVKANLANVPIKLSWRVAAVKLLSAMIVIGSGITLGRQGPTVQVGASLAAGMSRFVPTSPDHRRQMIAAGAGAGLAAAFNAPLAGVIFIVEELLQDLSGITLGTAIIASFIGGVVSRLLGGRSLQLNLQMIHSSSQFSLPELPFFLVLGILAGLLAALFNYGLVFSIKSYQRLHISLPLKVALAGFISGIVVAMLPEYFRNNTGLREYIITSESSASLAAIAFIAQFILTLIAFGSGAPGGLFAPSLILGSCLGHVVGVWESHLLGIGSLPTYALAGMGGFFSAVSKVPITAIVIVFEMTTDFNLVLPLMIVAVVAYLVADKVMPGSLYDRLLQLKGITLNKTASSEAILSNLTAKDVMQKQVETLDADMTLEEAKQAFSSSHHRGFPVVKNNKLVGIVTQSDLTKISNLHLPNNTLLKEMMTSAPITVTPIHNLSNVLYLLDRYQISRLPVVEGRKLIGIITRADIIRAEADHLNCANAISGPQPEPSYVVYQTRSPSIGRGRLLVPVANPETTTTLLQMAAAIARDRHYEIECVQIMLISRHSSPCETPVRTAKSRRLLRQAEVMAKKWRIPLHTQIRVAHDPAHAILETIKERDIDMILMGWKGNTFTPGRIFGNIVDTIIRQATCDVVLVKLGQELKEQGSKKQEENITVSSLLSPLPPTANSSSSQFNRWLVPMAGGPNSKFALKLLPALLTLANDPEIHLTQVFKPSELKPNMQVLDQAIHQLMRHRQLSKSVFVATPVQADSVSEGVINLVKKEGFDVVILGATREGLLQQAIQGNIPEAIASGVESTVILVRGAINT from the coding sequence ATGATGTCGCTTCCTGTTCTGAGTCAGCGCTTGCGTCATTTGTGGCAGCCAAGAAAAGGTTTAGCGATCGCCGAAGCTTCTATAATCGGTCTTGTAGCGGCTTTATCTGCGGTATTCTTAAAAGTTGGATCGGGATGGTTAGGCGCATGGCGCGTTCATACATCCCATATTTTCCCTGCATGGATAGCTTTACCAGTAGTTGGTTTAGCTTTTGGATATCTGGCTGGTTGGCTTGTACAGCGGTTAGCACCAGAAGCTTCTGGTAGTGGTATCCCGCAAGTCAAAGCTAACCTAGCCAATGTGCCAATCAAATTATCTTGGCGTGTGGCAGCTGTCAAGTTACTCAGTGCCATGATTGTGATTGGTTCAGGCATAACTTTAGGCAGACAAGGCCCTACTGTGCAAGTCGGCGCAAGTTTAGCCGCAGGAATGAGTCGCTTTGTGCCTACTTCCCCAGATCATCGGCGACAGATGATTGCAGCAGGTGCAGGTGCAGGTTTAGCAGCTGCGTTTAATGCGCCCCTGGCTGGTGTAATATTTATTGTTGAAGAATTACTGCAAGATTTATCTGGGATAACTTTAGGAACCGCCATCATCGCTTCATTTATTGGCGGCGTAGTATCGCGGTTGTTGGGTGGTCGCAGTCTGCAATTAAATCTGCAAATGATTCATTCTTCGAGTCAGTTTTCTCTGCCAGAACTTCCCTTTTTCTTAGTGTTGGGAATCTTAGCAGGTTTACTAGCTGCGTTATTTAATTATGGTTTAGTTTTTAGTATCAAATCTTATCAAAGATTACATATTAGTTTGCCATTAAAAGTTGCTTTAGCTGGATTTATTTCCGGAATAGTAGTAGCGATGCTTCCAGAGTATTTTCGGAATAATACTGGCTTAAGGGAGTATATCATTACTAGTGAATCTAGCGCTTCATTAGCAGCGATCGCATTTATTGCTCAGTTTATCCTGACTTTAATAGCCTTTGGTTCTGGTGCGCCGGGAGGATTATTTGCGCCTAGTCTGATTTTAGGTTCTTGCTTAGGACACGTTGTTGGTGTTTGGGAATCTCACTTGTTAGGTATTGGTTCTCTCCCTACCTATGCTTTAGCTGGTATGGGTGGATTTTTTAGTGCCGTTTCTAAAGTACCAATCACCGCAATTGTGATTGTCTTTGAAATGACAACCGATTTCAATCTAGTTTTACCTTTAATGATTGTGGCTGTAGTAGCTTACCTAGTTGCCGATAAGGTAATGCCTGGATCGCTGTACGATAGACTTTTACAACTTAAAGGCATTACACTCAACAAAACAGCTTCATCTGAGGCTATTTTATCAAACTTAACGGCTAAAGATGTCATGCAAAAGCAGGTAGAAACCCTGGATGCAGACATGACCTTAGAAGAAGCCAAGCAAGCATTTTCTAGTTCACATCATCGGGGGTTTCCTGTCGTCAAAAATAATAAATTAGTAGGTATTGTTACGCAGTCAGATTTGACAAAAATCTCTAATCTGCATCTGCCAAATAATACTTTATTAAAGGAAATGATGACCTCTGCCCCGATAACAGTCACGCCTATACACAATTTGAGTAATGTGCTGTATTTACTTGACCGCTACCAAATCAGCCGTTTGCCAGTAGTGGAAGGGCGAAAACTCATTGGGATTATTACCCGTGCAGATATTATCCGTGCAGAAGCCGATCATCTCAATTGTGCAAATGCCATTTCCGGGCCACAACCAGAACCGTCTTATGTAGTTTACCAAACGCGATCGCCTAGTATTGGTAGAGGCAGATTATTAGTACCAGTAGCTAATCCCGAAACTACTACTACTTTATTGCAAATGGCCGCTGCTATTGCCCGCGATCGCCACTATGAAATAGAGTGTGTTCAGATAATGTTAATATCACGCCACAGTTCCCCATGCGAAACCCCAGTCAGAACTGCCAAAAGTCGGCGCTTACTACGACAAGCTGAAGTCATGGCGAAAAAGTGGCGCATTCCCCTACATACACAAATTCGCGTTGCCCATGATCCTGCCCACGCTATTTTAGAAACAATCAAAGAGCGAGATATAGACATGATTTTAATGGGCTGGAAAGGTAACACTTTCACCCCAGGCCGAATTTTTGGCAACATTGTCGACACCATAATTCGTCAAGCCACCTGTGATGTAGTGCTAGTCAAGTTGGGACAAGAGTTAAAGGAACAGGGAAGCAAAAAGCAAGAAGAAAATATTACTGTAAGTTCTCTTCTCAGTCCCCTACCCCCTACCGCCAATTCTTCATCTTCCCAATTCAACCGCTGGTTAGTCCCAATGGCAGGTGGCCCTAATTCTAAATTCGCGCTTAAATTGTTACCTGCATTATTAACCTTGGCAAATGACCCAGAAATTCACCTAACGCAAGTATTCAAACCATCCGAGTTAAAACCGAATATGCAGGTTTTAGACCAAGCCATCCATCAACTGATGCGTCACCGTCAATTATCCAAAAGTGTATTTGTGGCTACACCAGTACAAGCTGATTCTGTTTCTGAGGGTGTGATTAACTTAGTGAAAAAAGAAGGCTTTGATGTTGTAATTTTAGGTGCTACCCGCGAAGGCTTACTGCAACAAGCCATTCAAGGTAATATTCCCGAAGCGATCGCCTCTGGTGTAGAGAGTACAGTAATCTTAGTACGTGGGGCAATTAATACTTAA